A single genomic interval of Cryomorphaceae bacterium harbors:
- a CDS encoding DUF4290 domain-containing protein, protein MEYNSQRPDLVIPEYGRNIQNMVNHIKTIEDREERNRAVESVLKMMGQLFPYLRDMDDFKHKLWDHLHIMSDFELDVDSPYPKPSPETFKTKPNHMAYPQGDIRYGHYGKTIERLIASVAAEEDDEKREKQMWSLANLMKKTYLAWNRDTVKDEVIANQLKEMSKGKLVLDDPSKLQPTADLLKNLPATTTSSSGAKRKKGKSNRRKKR, encoded by the coding sequence ATGGAATACAATTCACAACGACCCGACCTGGTTATTCCCGAATACGGAAGAAACATCCAGAACATGGTCAATCACATTAAAACCATTGAAGACCGCGAGGAGCGCAACCGCGCTGTGGAGTCGGTACTGAAAATGATGGGGCAACTCTTTCCCTATCTGCGCGACATGGACGACTTCAAGCACAAACTCTGGGATCACCTGCACATCATGTCGGATTTTGAGTTGGACGTGGACAGCCCCTACCCCAAACCATCGCCGGAAACCTTCAAAACCAAGCCTAACCACATGGCTTATCCGCAGGGCGATATACGCTACGGACACTACGGAAAAACCATTGAGCGCCTGATTGCATCGGTGGCAGCCGAGGAGGATGATGAGAAACGCGAAAAACAAATGTGGAGCCTCGCCAACCTGATGAAAAAAACCTACCTGGCGTGGAACCGCGATACCGTAAAAGACGAAGTAATTGCCAATCAACTTAAAGAAATGTCGAAAGGCAAACTTGTGCTGGACGACCCTTCAAAACTTCAGCCTACCGCCGATTTGCTCAAAAACCTGCCCGCAACAACCACCTCGAGCAGCGGAGCAAAAA